One window of Equus asinus isolate D_3611 breed Donkey chromosome 7, EquAss-T2T_v2, whole genome shotgun sequence genomic DNA carries:
- the BEGAIN gene encoding brain-enriched guanylate kinase-associated protein isoform X3, with protein sequence MGSHQSSQASAADMEKLRLRSPWVPSCLGQPRVLQGRLARSSPSLWDSALQEQKGELRKRLSYTTHKLEKLETEFDSTRHYLEIELRRAQEELEKVTEKLRRIQSNYMALQRINQELEDKLYRMGQHYEEEKRALSHEIVALNSHLLEAKVTIDKLSEDNELYRKDCNLAAQLLQCSQTYGRVHKVSELPSEFQERVSLHMEKHGCSLPSPLCHPAYADSVPTCVIAKVLEKPDPASLSSRLSDASARDLAFGDCGEKPGARPPYKGDIYCSDTALYCPEERRRDRRPSVDAPGTDVGFLRAQNSTDSAADEEDEAEAAAFPAAFRHEAFPAYAASLPTSSSYSSFSATSEEKEPAPAGTLPAAQQALYRPGRDELFERAPPAAAAFQGSPRFAKAAAAVAAPLEAEVAPGFARTVSPYPAEPFRFPASPGPRQALMPPNLWSLRAQPGAARLPGEDARARWRPLSVEDVGAYPFPAPAAGRASPCSFSERYYGGEGAEGRASPRYAAYKADSFPEGAELARGRRAEPCFLRAAADRSLSPGRAADPLPGYAPGDAPGDRLCAAAGSPEPERSPHSSRDSLEPSSMEASPEMLPAARLSPQPAFARTGGAGLSRKDSLTKAQLYGTLLN encoded by the exons CGCGCTGCAGGAGCAGAAGGGCGAGCTGCGGAAGCGGCTGTCCTACACCACGCACAAGCTCGAGAAGCTCGAGACCGAGTTCGACTCCACGCGCCACTACCTGGAGATCGAGCTGCGGCGCGCGCAGGAGGAGCTCGAGAAGGTCACGGAGAAGCTGCGCAg gattCAGAGCAACTACATGGCGCTGCAAAGGATCAACCAGGAGCTGGAGGACAAGCTGTACCGCATG GGCCAGCACTATGAGGAAGAGAAGCGAGCGCTGAGCCATGAGATCGTCGCCCTCAACAGCCACCTGCTGGAGGCCAAGGTGACCATCGACAAGCTCTCGGAGGACAAC GAGCTCTATAGGAAGGACTGCAATCTGGCGGCCCAGCTGCTGCAGTGCAGCCAGACCTACGGCAGGGTCCATAAGGTGTCCGAG CTGCCCTCGGAGTTCCAGGAGCGCGTGAGCCTGCACATGGAGAAGCACGGCTGCAGCCTGCCCTCGCCGCTCTGCCACCCGGCCTACGCCGACAGCGTCCCCACCTGCGTCATCGCCAAGGTGCTGGAGAAGCCCGACCCCGCCAGCCTGTCCTCCCGCCTGTCGGACGCCTCGGCCCGCGACCTGGCCTTCGGCGACTGCGGCGAGAAGCCGGGCGCGCGGCCCCCCTACAAGGGCGACATCTACTGCAGCGACACGGCCCTCTACTGCCCCGAGGAGCGGCGGCGCGACCGGCGGCCCAGCGTGGACGCGCCCGGGACCGACGTGGGCTTCCTGCGGGCCCAGAACTCCACCGACAGCGCGGCCGACGAGGAGGACGAGGCCGAGGCGGCCGCCTTCCCCGCCGCCTTCCGGCACGAGGCCTTCCCGGCCTACGCGGCCTCGCTGCCCACGTCCAGCTCCTACTCGAGCTTCAGCGCCACGTCGGAGGAGAAGGAGCCGGCGCCGGCGGGCACGCTCCCCGCCGCGCAGCAGGCCCTGTACCGGCCCGGCCGCGACGAGCTCTTCGAGcgcgcgccgcccgccgccgccgccttccagGGCAGCCCGCGCTTCGCCAAGGCCGCGGCCGCCGTGGCCGCGCCGCTCGAGGCCGAGGTGGCCCCGGGCTTCGCGCGGACCGTGTCGCCCTACCCGGCCGAGCCCTTCCGCTTCCCGGCGTCGCCGGGCCCGCGCCAGGCGCTCATGCCGCCCAACCTGTGGAGCCTGCGCGCGCAgccgggggcggcgcggctgccCGGCGAGGACGCGCGCGCGCGCTGGCGGCCGCTGAGCGTGGAGGACGTGGGTGCCTACCCGTTCCCCGCGCCCGCGGCCGGCCGCGCGTCGCCCTGCAGCTTCTCGGAACGCTACTACGGCGGCGAGGGCGCCGAGGGCCGCGCCAGCCCGCGCTACGCCGCCTACAAGGCCGACAGCTTCCCCGAGGGCGCCGAGCTGGCGCGCGGCCGCCGCGCCGAGCCCTGCTTCCTCCGCGCGGCCGCCGACCGCAGCCTGAGCCCCGGCCGCGCGGCCGACCCGCTGCCCGGCTACGCGCCCGGGGACGCGCCCGGCGACAGGCTGTGCGCGGCGGCCGGCAGCCCCGAGCCCGAGCGCAGCCCGCACAGCTCCAGGGactccctggagcccagctccATGGAGGCCTCCCCGGAGATGCTCCCGGCCGCGCGCCTCAGCCCGCAGCCGGCCTTCGCGCGGACTGGCGGCGCGGGGCTCAGCCGCAAGGACAGCCTCACGAAGGCCCAGCTCTACGGAACCTTGCTCAACTGA
- the BEGAIN gene encoding brain-enriched guanylate kinase-associated protein isoform X7 — protein MPSPSDCASAADMEKLSALQEQKGELRKRLSYTTHKLEKLETEFDSTRHYLEIELRRAQEELEKVTEKLRRIQSNYMALQRINQELEDKLYRMGQHYEEEKRALSHEIVALNSHLLEAKVTIDKLSEDNELYRKDCNLAAQLLQCSQTYGRVHKVSELPSEFQERVSLHMEKHGCSLPSPLCHPAYADSVPTCVIAKVLEKPDPASLSSRLSDASARDLAFGDCGEKPGARPPYKGDIYCSDTALYCPEERRRDRRPSVDAPGTDVGFLRAQNSTDSAADEEDEAEAAAFPAAFRHEAFPAYAASLPTSSSYSSFSATSEEKEPAPAGTLPAAQQALYRPGRDELFERAPPAAAAFQGSPRFAKAAAAVAAPLEAEVAPGFARTVSPYPAEPFRFPASPGPRQALMPPNLWSLRAQPGAARLPGEDARARWRPLSVEDVGAYPFPAPAAGRASPCSFSERYYGGEGAEGRASPRYAAYKADSFPEGAELARGRRAEPCFLRAAADRSLSPGRAADPLPGYAPGDAPGDRLCAAAGSPEPERSPHSSRDSLEPSSMEASPEMLPAARLSPQPAFARTGGAGLSRKDSLTKAQLYGTLLN, from the exons CGCGCTGCAGGAGCAGAAGGGCGAGCTGCGGAAGCGGCTGTCCTACACCACGCACAAGCTCGAGAAGCTCGAGACCGAGTTCGACTCCACGCGCCACTACCTGGAGATCGAGCTGCGGCGCGCGCAGGAGGAGCTCGAGAAGGTCACGGAGAAGCTGCGCAg gattCAGAGCAACTACATGGCGCTGCAAAGGATCAACCAGGAGCTGGAGGACAAGCTGTACCGCATG GGCCAGCACTATGAGGAAGAGAAGCGAGCGCTGAGCCATGAGATCGTCGCCCTCAACAGCCACCTGCTGGAGGCCAAGGTGACCATCGACAAGCTCTCGGAGGACAAC GAGCTCTATAGGAAGGACTGCAATCTGGCGGCCCAGCTGCTGCAGTGCAGCCAGACCTACGGCAGGGTCCATAAGGTGTCCGAG CTGCCCTCGGAGTTCCAGGAGCGCGTGAGCCTGCACATGGAGAAGCACGGCTGCAGCCTGCCCTCGCCGCTCTGCCACCCGGCCTACGCCGACAGCGTCCCCACCTGCGTCATCGCCAAGGTGCTGGAGAAGCCCGACCCCGCCAGCCTGTCCTCCCGCCTGTCGGACGCCTCGGCCCGCGACCTGGCCTTCGGCGACTGCGGCGAGAAGCCGGGCGCGCGGCCCCCCTACAAGGGCGACATCTACTGCAGCGACACGGCCCTCTACTGCCCCGAGGAGCGGCGGCGCGACCGGCGGCCCAGCGTGGACGCGCCCGGGACCGACGTGGGCTTCCTGCGGGCCCAGAACTCCACCGACAGCGCGGCCGACGAGGAGGACGAGGCCGAGGCGGCCGCCTTCCCCGCCGCCTTCCGGCACGAGGCCTTCCCGGCCTACGCGGCCTCGCTGCCCACGTCCAGCTCCTACTCGAGCTTCAGCGCCACGTCGGAGGAGAAGGAGCCGGCGCCGGCGGGCACGCTCCCCGCCGCGCAGCAGGCCCTGTACCGGCCCGGCCGCGACGAGCTCTTCGAGcgcgcgccgcccgccgccgccgccttccagGGCAGCCCGCGCTTCGCCAAGGCCGCGGCCGCCGTGGCCGCGCCGCTCGAGGCCGAGGTGGCCCCGGGCTTCGCGCGGACCGTGTCGCCCTACCCGGCCGAGCCCTTCCGCTTCCCGGCGTCGCCGGGCCCGCGCCAGGCGCTCATGCCGCCCAACCTGTGGAGCCTGCGCGCGCAgccgggggcggcgcggctgccCGGCGAGGACGCGCGCGCGCGCTGGCGGCCGCTGAGCGTGGAGGACGTGGGTGCCTACCCGTTCCCCGCGCCCGCGGCCGGCCGCGCGTCGCCCTGCAGCTTCTCGGAACGCTACTACGGCGGCGAGGGCGCCGAGGGCCGCGCCAGCCCGCGCTACGCCGCCTACAAGGCCGACAGCTTCCCCGAGGGCGCCGAGCTGGCGCGCGGCCGCCGCGCCGAGCCCTGCTTCCTCCGCGCGGCCGCCGACCGCAGCCTGAGCCCCGGCCGCGCGGCCGACCCGCTGCCCGGCTACGCGCCCGGGGACGCGCCCGGCGACAGGCTGTGCGCGGCGGCCGGCAGCCCCGAGCCCGAGCGCAGCCCGCACAGCTCCAGGGactccctggagcccagctccATGGAGGCCTCCCCGGAGATGCTCCCGGCCGCGCGCCTCAGCCCGCAGCCGGCCTTCGCGCGGACTGGCGGCGCGGGGCTCAGCCGCAAGGACAGCCTCACGAAGGCCCAGCTCTACGGAACCTTGCTCAACTGA